The genomic window TTCGTGGCCACGTGCTCGATGTTGCCGGGGTTGCGGTTGCGGTAGCCCCGGCTGGCCTTGGGATCCATGGTCACGCCCCCGAGGCCGGCACGCGGGCCAGCATGACGCGGACCGTGGCGTCGGCAGCGAGGGCGGCGACGGTGACGACGCCGACCTGGAAGTTGCCCGTCGCGGTGGTGGTCAGGCGACGGTTGGTATTGTCCCAGAAGACGCGCGTCCCGGCGGCCATGGCCTGGGTCGGATCCTTGGTGAGCTCGAACTCGCCGCGGGTCTCGCACTCGACGGTGGCGTTCTGCGCGGCGTCGGCCGCGGCCACGCCGAAGAAGGCGCCGACCAGCATGCCCTGGCCGGAGAGGACGCCGCCGGCATAGGGCACGACCATGGGGACGGAGCGGGCGTCGGGACGGATGCAGTTGCGCATGGGGATGGGGTCTCCAGAAACGCAGAAGCCGCCCGGGTGGGCGGCCTCTGCATCGGTGCACGAGGGGTGGTTGGGCGGTCAGGTGCCCGGATTGAACCAGGCGCCGCGCCAGTCGATGGCGCCGACACCGAAGTCGAAGATCACGCTGACTTCGATCCCGTCCGCGCCCTGGACCGGTCCGGTGGTGACCTGCGGCCCCTCCGCCCCGTTCAGGTAGCCATAGACGTAGACCGGCGCGCTCAGCGGGTCGGAGAAGAGGTACCAGCGGTTCGCCCCGATGAGCGGCTCGACGAGCGGCTGCACGAAGCCCGCGAAGACGTTCGCGTTGCCGATCTGGTTGGCGGCGACGCTGATGGTGAGCTGCCGCGCCGCGAGCTCCTGGCTCGGGCCCACCAGCAGCCGCATGGTGCTGCCGATCGAGATGGGCAGGCCGTCCAGCGTCTTCTGGCGCATGATCGCCGCGCGGCCGACGGCGAGGTTCGGCAGGTCGAGGGCGGAGCCCGCGCCGGCCTTGTTCGCGCGCCCCGCGCCCGTACCGAACACGGTGGCGTTGCCGCTGGTGAGCGTCGGGCCGTCGCCATTGCCGCTGTTCAGCAGCTGGTAGGCCGTCGCGTTCTCGAACTCGGCGACGCGGCGGCCGATCGCCGCGGCGAAGTCGGTGAAGGCGCCGAGGTCGTCGTTCACCAGCATCGGTCGCGTCACGCGGATGCGCCGCGCGAAGGTCTGCAGGACGACGATCTCCTGGCCCTCGGACATGGTGCCGACCTGGATCTCACCGTTCTCCAGCAGCGGCAGAAGGGTCGGGAAGTCGCCGATGCGCAGGTGCCGGTGCGGCTTGAAGTCGCGGAAGTCGCGGCGGAGGAAGATCTGCCGGTAGGTCGGCTGCGCCGGCGCGTAGGCGGCGAGCAGCATCTTGTTGGCGGCGGCCGAGAGCAGCGCCGGGAAGTCGGAGCTGGTGTGGAAGGCGCGCTCGGCGAGGAGCGTCGGGTTGCGCGGCGGATTGCGATCGCCCCGGCGCGCGAGGAGCTCGCGCAGCATGTCGGAGGGGCGCCAGCCCATGAACTCGGCGTGGCGGCCAGCGCCGGGGCCGGTGCTGGGCGGCTGGTAGCCCGGCATGGAGCGGGCGGCGAGCGCCTCGGCCATGGCGTCGAGCAGCTGCGCCGGGTCATCGTGGCCGGGGCCGCTCTCCGGGCGGGCCGGGAGCGTGGGGCGGGCCGTCTGCGCCTGGGTGAAGGCCTCCCACAGCCGGGCGCGCAGCACCTCGGGGCTGGCGCGATCGCGCATCGCGGCCTGGCGCAGCGCGTCGATGGTGTCGGCGGGGAGCAGGCCGCGCGCCGCGGCGAGCACCGGCTCGTAGCTGGCGATGCGTTCGGCGACGGCGCGCTCGGCCTCGGCGCGGATCGCGTCGAGGTCGATCGGCGGGGCGGCCGGCGCGTGCGCGGCGCGGGTGGGCTCGGGCGGCGGGGCGCTCGGCGTAGTGGTCACGGGATTCTCCTGGGGCGGCGTGGACGGCGCGGCGGAGGGCGGCGCCGCGGGCGGGGCAGCCGGGGTCTCCGGCGTCGTCTCGGGCATGATGGGTTCCTCGTCAGGCAGGGCGGGTTCGATCGCCGGCGCGGGGAGGCCCTGCTCCCCCTGCGCGCGGACCGCCGCATCCCGATCCACCGGGACCGGCACGACGGAGATCTCGAAGGGCTCCCAATCCACCGCGCGGTGGACGGTCTCGCCGGTCGCGGCGTCGGGCCGCGGCTCGTAGCGGTGAACGCGGTAGCCGACGCTCACCGCGCGCAACGTGCCGTCGGCGATGCGCTGCCAGACCGGCTCCACGTCGGCGGCGGTGCTGAACTGCAGCGTGGCGTAGCCGCGGCCGCGCTCGAGGCGGGCAGCGGTGACGCGCCCGAGCACGTCGCGGGCGTCGCCGCGCCGGTGGGTGTTCAGCACCGGGGCCTGGCCCGAGCGGAGCGCCTCCATGCGCACCGCGTTCGGCGACATCTCCAACTCCTCGGTGATCAGGCCGAGGGCGGGGACGAAGTTGCGGGCGCGGGCGCCGGTCGACCACACCACCTCGACGGTGCGCGCAGCACGATCGACGGTGGCCGGGGCCGCCAGCGCGCGCTGCGCCACGATCGGCATGGCAGGGTCATCCGGCGCGGGGTCGCCCCCGCCCGGTTCGGTCGTCTCAGTCATGCTGGATTCCTGGCGGCCGCCGCCGCTACGGCGCGGCGTAGCCCTGCGCGTTGACGTAGACCTGCGCGCCGGTGGTCAGGCAGGCGAAGTTCACCGCCGTCGCCGCCGTGCCGCGCAGCGGGGTCGGGAAGGTGATGTCCACCGGGGTCGCCATCGCCGCCGGCAGCAGCTGCCGCCAGATCACCGTTGCCCCGTCCTTGATCACCACCTCCGTCGCGACGGTCGCATGCGCGTTCCGCAGGTCGATCGAGGTCACGTAGTTCCGAATGCCCGCCGCGGCTGCCGCCTTGAGCACCACGTCGGTGGTGTTGACGATCCCGCCCGCGGCGCCGGCGTACTGCCAATCCGCCTCCGGGATCGAGAAGGGCTTGTTCACCAGCGCGCCGATCAGCGTCGCGAGCAGGTCGATGCCGCGGCCGGTGGTCACCGCCGTCGGGTTGGCCGATAGCCCAGTCGCGACCAGCACCGGCAGCGCGCCGTTCGTGTTGCGCGCCTGGCCGCCCACCGCCGTCAGCGTCGGCGCGATGCTGCTCAGCACGTTGACCCCGAGCCCCTGGCCGGCGACCGACTGGCCGCGCCCTGCGGTGATCTCGGTGGTGAGCTCGGCGTAGTCCGCGATGGTGACGAACTGCACCTTCACGTCGGTGCTCGAGGCCGGCGCCAGGTTGCGCGAGACCGAGGCCCAGCCGGTGTTGAGGTAGGCGCCGGAGAAGGTCGAGCCGACGAGGTCGAAGCTGTTCGCGTCGATGACCGTGATCGTGAAGGTGCCGTTCGCCCCGGGCACGCCGGAGACGTCGGCGACCGTGACCATGTCGTTCGTCGCGAAGCCATGCGCGGCCCGGGTGATCCGCACCAGGCCGGAGCCGTTGTTGGCGACCGCCGAGATGCCGTTGATGAACTGCCGGTTCCGCACCCGGATCCGGAAGCGGTAGAGCGCATTCGGCTCCGGGATCTGCTGGTGGCGGACATAGGAGTTCGAGCGCGCCGCCGTGGTGTCGATCTGCCTTCCGTGGAACCAGCACTCGTCGTTGGTCGGCTCGATCTCCAGCACCGACCAGCCGGTGGGGACGGTGGTCGGGATCGGCGAGCCCGAGGAACTCGCCAACCGTGGC from Roseococcus microcysteis includes these protein-coding regions:
- a CDS encoding DUF2190 family protein, with protein sequence MRNCIRPDARSVPMVVPYAGGVLSGQGMLVGAFFGVAAADAAQNATVECETRGEFELTKDPTQAMAAGTRVFWDNTNRRLTTTATGNFQVGVVTVAALAADATVRVMLARVPASGA
- a CDS encoding prohead protease/major capsid protein fusion protein, producing MTETTEPGGGDPAPDDPAMPIVAQRALAAPATVDRAARTVEVVWSTGARARNFVPALGLITEELEMSPNAVRMEALRSGQAPVLNTHRRGDARDVLGRVTAARLERGRGYATLQFSTAADVEPVWQRIADGTLRAVSVGYRVHRYEPRPDAATGETVHRAVDWEPFEISVVPVPVDRDAAVRAQGEQGLPAPAIEPALPDEEPIMPETTPETPAAPPAAPPSAAPSTPPQENPVTTTPSAPPPEPTRAAHAPAAPPIDLDAIRAEAERAVAERIASYEPVLAAARGLLPADTIDALRQAAMRDRASPEVLRARLWEAFTQAQTARPTLPARPESGPGHDDPAQLLDAMAEALAARSMPGYQPPSTGPGAGRHAEFMGWRPSDMLRELLARRGDRNPPRNPTLLAERAFHTSSDFPALLSAAANKMLLAAYAPAQPTYRQIFLRRDFRDFKPHRHLRIGDFPTLLPLLENGEIQVGTMSEGQEIVVLQTFARRIRVTRPMLVNDDLGAFTDFAAAIGRRVAEFENATAYQLLNSGNGDGPTLTSGNATVFGTGAGRANKAGAGSALDLPNLAVGRAAIMRQKTLDGLPISIGSTMRLLVGPSQELAARQLTISVAANQIGNANVFAGFVQPLVEPLIGANRWYLFSDPLSAPVYVYGYLNGAEGPQVTTGPVQGADGIEVSVIFDFGVGAIDWRGAWFNPGT
- a CDS encoding ubiquitin-activating E1 FCCH domain-containing protein, giving the protein MIAGAYDWTDDMLKIKSMQKKFRDSFNGTEINPARWDVAASGSGMALAVADGTVTISTGTTLDDELVLTSRTAFTIPLRVMVAVNLSQRIAGQSVWLELVSVDPTSAQPDGRSAAAWRLDGTSPTLANYEVQSEGAPRLASSSGSPIPTTVPTGWSVLEIEPTNDECWFHGRQIDTTAARSNSYVRHQQIPEPNALYRFRIRVRNRQFINGISAVANNGSGLVRITRAAHGFATNDMVTVADVSGVPGANGTFTITVIDANSFDLVGSTFSGAYLNTGWASVSRNLAPASSTDVKVQFVTIADYAELTTEITAGRGQSVAGQGLGVNVLSSIAPTLTAVGGQARNTNGALPVLVATGLSANPTAVTTGRGIDLLATLIGALVNKPFSIPEADWQYAGAAGGIVNTTDVVLKAAAAAGIRNYVTSIDLRNAHATVATEVVIKDGATVIWRQLLPAAMATPVDITFPTPLRGTAATAVNFACLTTGAQVYVNAQGYAAP